The Acidicapsa acidisoli genome has a window encoding:
- a CDS encoding GMC oxidoreductase: protein MPQMSAQDQGRIWDVAIIGAGMGGGFTARALADAGHDVLLIERGIEEKSPPSGDETHDPEVRLAGSKWPTLSTYEIDGVVSRFYAPIGSGIGGSTNWYAAALERFADIDIDSLPNATHPTGGWPISYQELLPYYEQAERMLHVAGTIDPLSAHGANHLLEPPPLGPCDTDFVRLFQKNGLHPYRLHVGIRYLPGCDECLGRLCQKNCRTDVRSVLTEAPRKPTIMARSEVVRLESTTDRVTCAIVAQGDKQIRVEAKVFVLAAGAIHTPKLLLMSKNDHWPNGLANHSDMVGRNLMFHANQNFTLWPSEKLPSSGPRKSVCFRDFYYADGERCGCVQSTGFELGYGEFLMHLYQRFDRGAPSYLRMLRPFLRIPAALTIKRFGRGTIFVNLIEDLPYPENRVVLKEDEADGVSLKYTIKAELRERAALVRRLLTDRLKGRRLIFLAQDIELNYGHPCGTCVMSDDPSTGVVDRDCRAHGIANLFIADGSFMPTSAAINPSLTIAANALRVSAAIDRNLLDWRELAKSAGA, encoded by the coding sequence GGGATGTCGCCATCATCGGAGCTGGGATGGGTGGTGGCTTCACTGCACGCGCTCTTGCTGATGCAGGACATGATGTGTTGCTGATCGAACGCGGCATTGAAGAGAAATCGCCCCCCTCAGGCGATGAGACTCATGATCCTGAAGTGCGGCTAGCCGGGAGTAAATGGCCTACGCTGAGCACCTATGAGATTGATGGTGTAGTGAGCCGATTCTACGCTCCCATCGGGTCTGGAATTGGTGGCAGTACCAACTGGTACGCTGCGGCATTGGAACGATTCGCGGACATCGATATCGACTCGCTGCCGAATGCGACCCATCCTACTGGTGGGTGGCCCATCAGCTATCAGGAACTTCTTCCTTACTATGAACAAGCTGAGCGGATGCTTCATGTTGCCGGAACGATCGACCCACTGAGTGCGCATGGAGCAAATCATCTTCTGGAACCACCGCCCTTGGGACCTTGTGATACAGATTTTGTGCGCTTGTTCCAAAAGAATGGCCTTCATCCTTACAGACTGCACGTGGGCATTCGCTATCTTCCAGGATGCGATGAATGCCTTGGCAGGTTGTGCCAAAAGAACTGTCGGACAGACGTTCGCTCGGTGCTCACTGAGGCCCCGAGGAAGCCAACAATCATGGCTCGCAGCGAGGTAGTGCGGCTTGAATCCACTACCGACCGCGTAACCTGTGCGATCGTGGCTCAAGGCGACAAGCAGATCAGGGTCGAGGCCAAAGTCTTTGTGTTGGCGGCGGGCGCGATTCACACACCCAAGTTACTCTTGATGTCCAAAAACGACCATTGGCCAAATGGTCTCGCGAATCATTCCGACATGGTTGGCCGCAACCTGATGTTCCATGCAAATCAGAATTTTACGTTATGGCCGAGCGAAAAGCTGCCAAGTTCGGGGCCGCGTAAGTCAGTCTGCTTTCGAGATTTCTATTATGCGGACGGCGAGCGTTGCGGATGTGTTCAGTCAACTGGATTCGAGCTGGGATATGGCGAGTTCTTAATGCACTTATATCAACGCTTTGATCGCGGTGCACCATCGTATCTTAGGATGCTTCGACCCTTTTTGAGAATTCCTGCGGCCTTGACAATCAAGAGGTTCGGTCGCGGTACGATCTTTGTGAACCTCATTGAGGATCTTCCTTATCCCGAGAATCGCGTTGTGCTCAAAGAAGATGAGGCCGATGGTGTGAGCCTCAAATACACCATCAAGGCTGAACTGCGTGAGCGGGCCGCTCTCGTTCGAAGGCTTTTGACCGATCGCCTGAAAGGAAGGCGCTTGATTTTTCTCGCGCAGGATATCGAGCTCAACTATGGTCATCCTTGCGGCACATGTGTCATGAGCGATGACCCTTCCACCGGCGTAGTCGATCGGGACTGCCGGGCGCATGGCATCGCTAATCTCTTTATTGCAGATGGTTCCTTCATGCCAACTAGCGCAGCGATCAATCCATCCCTCACGATTGCAGCCAACGCCTTGCGGGTGTCCGCTGCGATTGATCGCAATCTCCTGGATTGGCGTGAGCTGGCAAAATCGGCAGGAGCGTAG